ATCTGGCCTACAGAGCATGGATGTCGGGCGGACGCGGTAAGATTGACACCCAAACGGTAGATTCCTAGACTACGGCTACCCTTTCAAGCGACACTCGATCGCTGCCACGGAGGCCAGAATTGAACATTACATTCACCCAACAGGAAGAGGGCTTCCGGCAGGAGATCCGCGACTTTCTCAAGGAAGAACTGCCCGAAGAATGGGATCCACTGGGGAAGCCGGGACAATCTGCGGAGGAGCAACAGGCGTTTTCGCGCGGCATGTCGAGGCGGCTGGCTGACAAGGGGTGGCTGACTCTCGCCTGGCCCGAAGAGTACGGTGGTCAGGGCCGGTCCATCATGGAGCAGGTCATCTACAACGAGGAGATGTCCTACCTGAACGTTCCCGGTACTGAGCTGGGGACTGGTGCCATCTCCTGGGTCGGACCGGTTCTGATGCTCGCCGGGACAGATGACCAGAAGAGGGAACACCTGCCGCCAATCGCCAACGCCGAGCGTTACTGGTGCACACTCTACAGCGAGCCGGGGTCGGGCTCTGACCTTGCTTCGCTTCAGACGTCGGCTGTTAGAGACGGCGACGATTTCGTGCTCAATGGTCAGAAGATATGGACGTCGAGCGCACACTTCGCTGACTGGGGCTGGCT
The window above is part of the Dehalococcoidia bacterium genome. Proteins encoded here:
- a CDS encoding acyl-CoA dehydrogenase family protein — translated: MNITFTQQEEGFRQEIRDFLKEELPEEWDPLGKPGQSAEEQQAFSRGMSRRLADKGWLTLAWPEEYGGQGRSIMEQVIYNEEMSYLNVPGTELGTGAISWVGPVLMLAGTDDQKREHLPPIANAERYWCTLYSEPGSGSDLASLQTSAVRDGDDFVLNGQKIWTSSAHFADWGWL